One Pecten maximus chromosome 16, xPecMax1.1, whole genome shotgun sequence DNA window includes the following coding sequences:
- the LOC117344737 gene encoding uncharacterized protein LOC117344737 produces MSPDHSQWYSLLPLVSGILYSPLVSGILYSPLVSGILYSPLVSGILYSPLVSGILYSPLVSDILYSPLVSGILYSPLVSDILYSPLVSDILYSPLVSDILYSPLVSDIFYSPLVSGILYSPLVSDILYPPLVSGILYSPLVSGILYFPLVSGILYSTLVSDILYSPLVSGILYSPLVSGILYSPLVSGILYSPLVSGILYSPLVSGILYSPLVSGILYSPLVSDILYSPLVSGILYSPLNSSILYSPLVSGILYSPLVSGILYSPLVSGILYSPLVSGILYSPLVSGILYSPLVSGILYSPLVSGILYSPLVSGILYSSLDSGILYSPLVSDILYSPLVSDILYSPLVSGILYSPLVSGILYSPLVSDILYSPLVSDILYSPLVSGILYSPLVSGILYSPLVSGILYSPLVSGILYSPLVSGILYSLW; encoded by the exons ATGTCACCCGATCACAGCCAG TGGTATTCTTTACTCCCTTTGGTTAGTGGTATTCTTTACTCCCCCTTGGTTAGTGGGATTCTTTACTCCCCTTTGGTAAGTGGTATTCTTTACTCCCCTTTGGTTAGTGGTATTCTTTACTCCCCTTTGGTTAGTGGTATTCTTTACTCCCCTTTGGTAAGTGATATTCTTTACTCCCCTTTGGTAAGTGGTATTCTTTACTCCCCTTTGGTTAGTGATATTCTTTACTCCCCTTTGGTTAGTGATATTCTTTACTCCCCTTTGGTTAGTGATATTCTTTACTCCCCTTTGGTTAGTGATATTTTTTACTCCCCTTTGGTTAGTGGGATTCTTTACTCCCCTTTGGTTAGTGATATTCTTTACCCCCCTTTGGTTAGTGGTATTCTTTACTCCCCTTTGGTTAGTGGTATTCTTTACTTCCCTTTGGTTAGTGGTATTCTTTACTCCACCTTGGTTAGTGATATTCTTTACTCCCCTTTGGTTAGTGGTATTCTTTACTCCCCTTTGGTAAGTGGGATTCTTTACTCCCCTTTGGTTAGTGGTATTCTTTACTCCCCTTTGGTTAGTGGTATTCTTTACTCCCCTTTGGTTAGTGGTATTCTTTACTCCCCTTTGGTTAGTGGTATTCTTTACTCCCCTTTGGTTAGTGATATTCTTTACTCCCCTTTGGTAAGTGGTATTCTTTACTCCCCTTTGAATAGTAGTATTCTTTACTCCCCCTTGGTTAGTGGTATTCTTTACTCCCCTTTGGTTAGTGGGATTCTTTACTCCCCCTTGGTTAGTGGTATTCTTTACTCCCCTTTGGTTAGTGGGATTCTTTACTCCCCCTTGGTTAGTGGTATTCTTTACTCCCCTTTGGTAAGTGGTATTCTTTACTCCCCTTTGGTTAGTGGTATTCTTTACTCCCCCTTGGTTAGTGGTATTCTTTACTCCTCCTTGGATAGTGGGATTCTTTACTCCCCTTTGGTTAGTGATATTCTTTACTCCCCTTTGGTTAGTGATATTCTTTACTCCCCCTTGGTTAGTGGTATTCTTTACTCCCCCTTGGTTAGTGGGATTCTTTACTCCCCTTTGGTTAGTGATATTCTTTACTCCCCTTTGGTTAGTGATATTCTTTACTCCCCTTTGGTTAGTGGTATTCTTTACTCCCCTTTGGTTAGTGGTATTCTTTACTCCCCTTTGGTTAGTGGTATTCTTTACTCCCCTTTGGTTAGTGGTATTCTTTACTCCCCTTTGGTAAGTGGTATTCTTTACTCCCTTTGGTAA